In a genomic window of Flavobacterium crassostreae:
- the lepB gene encoding signal peptidase I produces the protein MTLYQWFVCFLLMQIVHFLGTWKMYEAAGRKRWEAAIPVYNAIVLMKIIGKPIWWTLLLFIPIINLILFPVLWIATLSVFGKRSTLDRFLAVISCGLYLYYVNYTQPLNYNSDNNLEPKNKATDTVGSLLFAIIVATLVHTYLIQPFTIPTSSLEKSLLVGDFLFVSKVNYGARVPMTPVALPMVHDSIPLTKNKSYLTWPQVPYLRLPAIETIKRSDIVVFNWPVDTVHYFFEPKGKPGVIKPVDKKSNYVKRCVGVPGDSLSIKEGIVYIDGNILQLPERAKPQFSYAVALDGKTTIDFEYLLKDLDITDPVYFKNQERRDTLLFSALTAAGAARLKNVPGITAVERQIATTANSAIFPHNNQWSQDNFGPIYIPKKGARVAINTKTLPFYHRIITDYEQNEAGEKNDLKLIGDEILLNGVVIKDYTFKQNYYWMMGDNRHNSEDSRYWGFVPEDHIVGKPIFIWLSWDSNAKGINKIRWNRVFTTVSGEGQPQSYFKYFLIALAVFFIGEYFWKKRKENKV, from the coding sequence ATGACACTATACCAATGGTTTGTATGTTTTTTGCTGATGCAAATTGTACACTTTTTGGGCACCTGGAAAATGTACGAAGCCGCAGGAAGAAAACGCTGGGAAGCTGCAATTCCGGTCTATAATGCTATTGTTTTGATGAAAATAATAGGCAAACCTATCTGGTGGACTTTATTGCTTTTTATCCCTATTATTAATCTTATCCTTTTTCCAGTACTCTGGATAGCAACCTTAAGTGTTTTTGGTAAAAGATCTACATTAGACCGTTTTTTGGCCGTAATTAGCTGTGGTTTGTATTTGTATTATGTGAACTATACCCAACCACTAAACTACAATTCAGACAACAATTTAGAACCTAAAAACAAGGCTACAGACACTGTTGGATCCTTATTATTTGCAATTATTGTAGCCACATTAGTACACACCTATCTTATACAACCCTTTACTATACCAACTTCATCTCTTGAAAAATCGTTACTCGTAGGAGACTTTCTGTTTGTAAGTAAAGTAAATTATGGTGCCCGAGTTCCAATGACTCCAGTGGCCCTACCTATGGTGCATGACTCTATACCGCTTACCAAAAACAAATCGTATTTAACATGGCCACAAGTCCCATACTTGAGGTTGCCTGCTATAGAAACCATCAAACGCTCCGATATTGTGGTGTTTAATTGGCCTGTAGATACGGTGCATTACTTTTTTGAACCCAAAGGAAAGCCTGGCGTAATAAAACCGGTAGATAAAAAATCCAATTATGTCAAACGATGTGTTGGAGTACCTGGAGATAGTTTGTCTATCAAGGAAGGGATTGTTTACATCGACGGAAATATATTGCAATTGCCTGAAAGAGCCAAGCCACAATTCTCCTACGCTGTAGCATTGGATGGCAAAACCACTATTGATTTTGAATATCTACTAAAAGATCTTGACATTACAGATCCTGTTTATTTTAAAAATCAAGAACGAAGAGACACCTTATTATTTAGTGCACTAACGGCCGCTGGAGCTGCTAGATTAAAAAATGTTCCAGGCATCACAGCCGTAGAAAGGCAAATTGCCACTACCGCAAATTCTGCTATATTTCCGCATAATAACCAATGGAGTCAAGACAATTTTGGACCTATATATATTCCTAAAAAAGGAGCCCGTGTTGCCATTAACACCAAAACACTACCCTTTTATCACCGAATAATTACCGATTATGAACAAAATGAAGCGGGCGAAAAAAACGATCTAAAACTGATTGGGGACGAAATTTTGCTCAACGGAGTAGTTATAAAAGACTATACTTTTAAACAAAACTACTATTGGATGATGGGAGACAACCGCCATAATTCTGAAGATAGCCGTTATTGGGGTTTTGTACCCGAAGATCACATTGTAGGAAAACCAATCTTTATATGGCTAAGCTGGGATAGCAATGCAAAAGGCATCAACAAGATCCGTTGGAACAGGGTTTTCACTACAGTAAGCGGCGAAGGCCAACCACAATCTTACTTTAAATATTTCTTGATTGCATTAGCCGTATTTTTTATTGGAGAATATTTTTGGAAAAAAAGAAAAGAAAACAAAGTATAA
- the dapB gene encoding 4-hydroxy-tetrahydrodipicolinate reductase, with protein MKIALLGYGKMGQVIERIALERGHEIVLKKDQDTSFDGLDRADVAIDFSIPSAAVSNITTCFTHKVPVISGTTGWLEQYDEMVQLCQKEDGAFISSSNFSLGVNIFFELNAYLAKMMAKLDSYKATMEEIHHIQKLDAPSGTAISLAKGIIENSHYTNWTLEQAQTHEIHIEAKRITTVPGTHTVNYSSEVDSIEIKHTAHNREGFALGAVIAAEWIVGKKGVFSMKDVLELK; from the coding sequence ATGAAAATTGCGCTTTTAGGATACGGAAAAATGGGGCAAGTAATTGAACGCATTGCGCTAGAAAGAGGCCACGAAATTGTACTAAAAAAAGACCAAGATACTAGCTTTGATGGACTTGATAGAGCTGATGTAGCTATAGATTTTAGTATTCCATCTGCGGCAGTGAGCAACATTACAACTTGTTTTACCCATAAAGTTCCTGTTATATCTGGAACCACCGGATGGTTAGAACAGTATGACGAAATGGTACAGCTATGCCAAAAAGAAGACGGTGCTTTTATTTCGAGCTCTAATTTTAGCCTTGGAGTGAATATATTTTTTGAACTCAATGCCTATCTAGCAAAAATGATGGCCAAACTAGACAGCTATAAGGCAACCATGGAAGAAATACATCATATACAAAAACTAGATGCACCAAGCGGAACTGCAATTTCCTTAGCAAAAGGAATTATTGAAAACAGCCACTACACCAACTGGACTTTGGAACAAGCCCAAACCCATGAAATCCATATTGAAGCCAAACGAATCACCACAGTTCCAGGTACGCATACCGTAAATTATTCCTCCGAAGTAGATAGCATCGAAATAAAACATACCGCACACAACAGAGAAGGATTTGCATTAGGAGCGGTAATTGCTGCAGAATGGATTGTAGGAAAAAAAGGCGTTTTTAGCATGAAAGACGTGTTGGAACTAAAATAA
- a CDS encoding DUF5683 domain-containing protein encodes MNKLIYIGFLWLVCNQIKAQNNQALPLIIKDTLKTTSRSIDPLTPAKAAFYSAILPGLGQAYNKKYWKIPLVYGAMGTSLYFYLDSNKKHNQYRDAYKRRLEGYKDDAFSNLDDSRLIAAQKFYQRNRDLSALITVGFYVLNIIDANVDAALLQFNVDQNLSVKPVLYSNDVTFKTNVGLTLNYCF; translated from the coding sequence GTGAATAAGTTAATTTACATAGGATTTTTGTGGTTGGTTTGCAACCAAATTAAGGCGCAAAATAACCAAGCACTACCCCTGATTATTAAAGACACCCTAAAAACAACCAGCCGCTCCATTGATCCTTTAACTCCTGCCAAAGCAGCTTTTTATTCTGCAATACTTCCAGGATTAGGACAAGCTTATAACAAAAAGTATTGGAAAATACCCCTAGTATATGGCGCCATGGGTACTAGCCTTTATTTCTATCTGGATAGTAATAAAAAACACAACCAGTACAGAGACGCTTACAAACGCAGGTTAGAGGGTTATAAAGACGATGCGTTTTCTAATCTTGACGATAGTAGACTAATTGCGGCACAAAAATTTTACCAACGTAACAGAGATTTATCCGCATTAATAACGGTAGGTTTTTATGTTTTGAACATCATAGATGCCAATGTAGATGCGGCTTTATTACAATTTAATGTAGATCAAAACCTATCGGTCAAACCGGTTTTATATTCTAATGATGTAACATTTAAGACAAACGTAGGACTAACTCTTAACTACTGTTTTTAA
- a CDS encoding ParB/RepB/Spo0J family partition protein has product MAKALKKQALGRGLSALLKDPENDIQSVNDKNAEKVVGNIIELDIDAIEINPFQPRSNFNEESLRELAISIKELGVIQPITVRKLDYNKFQLISGERRLRASTLVGLTSVPAYIRIANDNESLVMALVENIQRHDLDPIEIALSYQRLMDEIQLTQEQVSDRVGKKRSTIANYIRLLKLDPIIQTGIRDGFISMGHGRAIINVEDLDKQTDIYHQIVSKNLSVRDTEALVKSYQESLKPKAATTAPKAAPFEIEETQKKAFNSYFGNLVEVKVAGNGKGKITIPFQSEEDFNRILALIKK; this is encoded by the coding sequence ATGGCAAAAGCACTAAAAAAACAAGCATTAGGTAGAGGATTATCAGCATTATTAAAAGACCCAGAAAACGACATTCAATCTGTTAATGATAAAAATGCTGAAAAAGTTGTAGGAAATATAATTGAGCTTGATATTGATGCTATTGAGATAAATCCGTTTCAGCCTCGTAGTAATTTTAACGAAGAATCTTTAAGAGAATTAGCCATATCTATTAAAGAACTTGGGGTTATTCAACCCATAACGGTTCGTAAATTAGATTATAATAAATTTCAATTAATTTCAGGAGAGCGTCGTTTGCGCGCCTCTACCCTAGTAGGATTAACCTCTGTTCCGGCTTACATACGGATTGCTAATGACAACGAGTCTTTGGTGATGGCTCTTGTGGAAAACATCCAACGCCATGATTTAGATCCTATAGAAATTGCGCTTTCTTACCAGAGATTAATGGACGAAATACAATTAACTCAAGAACAAGTAAGCGATCGTGTAGGTAAAAAACGCTCCACAATCGCAAATTATATCCGTTTGCTAAAACTAGACCCCATTATCCAAACTGGTATTCGGGATGGATTCATTAGTATGGGGCATGGACGCGCCATCATTAACGTGGAAGATCTAGACAAACAAACCGATATTTACCACCAGATTGTAAGCAAAAACCTTTCGGTACGCGATACCGAAGCATTGGTAAAAAGCTACCAAGAAAGTTTAAAACCAAAAGCAGCTACTACAGCTCCAAAAGCAGCTCCATTTGAAATTGAAGAAACCCAAAAAAAAGCATTTAATAGCTATTTTGGCAATCTTGTAGAGGTGAAGGTAGCCGGAAACGGTAAAGGTAAAATCACCATTCCTTTTCAATCCGAAGAGGACTTCAATAGAATATTGGCACTAATAAAAAAGTAG
- a CDS encoding ParA family protein, with protein MGKIIAIANQKGGVGKTTTSVNLAASLGVLEKKVLIIDADPQANASSGLGIDVESVEIGTYQILEHSNTPTEATIKCTAPNVDVIPAHIDLVAIEIELVDKENREYMLKQALESVKDNYDYILIDCAPSLGLLTLNALTAADSVIIPIQCEYFALEGLGKLLNTIKSIQKIHNPDLEIEGLLLTMYDSRLRLSNQVVEEVQKHFNDMVFETIIQRNVKLSEAPSFGESIINYDATSKGAINYLHLAQEIIKKNSK; from the coding sequence ATGGGCAAAATCATTGCGATTGCTAATCAAAAAGGAGGCGTTGGAAAGACTACTACATCCGTAAATCTTGCAGCTTCTCTAGGCGTTTTAGAAAAAAAAGTACTAATTATTGATGCGGATCCTCAGGCTAACGCTAGTTCTGGGCTAGGCATTGATGTAGAGAGCGTAGAGATAGGCACCTACCAAATTTTAGAACACAGTAATACTCCAACAGAAGCCACCATTAAGTGTACAGCTCCTAACGTAGATGTTATTCCTGCGCACATTGACCTTGTTGCCATAGAAATTGAACTGGTAGATAAGGAAAACAGAGAGTACATGCTCAAACAAGCTCTCGAAAGCGTAAAAGACAACTATGACTACATCCTTATTGACTGCGCACCATCTTTAGGATTATTAACCCTAAATGCATTAACAGCAGCAGATTCTGTAATCATTCCTATCCAATGTGAATATTTTGCATTAGAAGGTTTGGGTAAATTATTAAATACTATCAAAAGTATTCAAAAAATACACAATCCAGATCTTGAAATTGAAGGGTTGTTATTGACAATGTATGACTCCAGATTGCGTCTGTCTAACCAAGTGGTTGAGGAGGTTCAAAAACATTTTAACGATATGGTTTTTGAAACTATCATCCAGCGTAATGTTAAACTTAGTGAAGCACCCAGTTTTGGAGAAAGCATCATTAACTATGACGCAACCAGCAAAGGAGCAATTAATTATTTGCACCTAGCGCAAGAAATTATAAAGAAAAACAGTAAATAG
- the trxB gene encoding thioredoxin-disulfide reductase — MSHTIEKIKCLIIGSGPAGYTAAIYAARANMNPVLYQGMQPGGQLTTTNEVENWPGNPIGITGPEMMVQLQEQAQRFGTDVRDGWATKVDFSGGVHKVWINDTIELHCETVIISTGASAKYLGLASEQHYLQMGGGVSACAVCDGFFYRNQEVVIVGAGDSACEEAHYLSKLCKKVTMLVRSEKFRASKIMEERVRKTENITILLNHDTVEVLGDEQVVTGVKVLNKTTEETYEIPVTGFFVAIGHKPNTDIFKDYITLDETGYIVGQPGTSKTNVAGVFVAGDAADHVYRQAITAAGTGCMAALDAERYLAAKE, encoded by the coding sequence ATGTCACATACTATCGAAAAAATTAAATGCCTTATCATAGGTTCTGGGCCAGCAGGATATACTGCTGCAATTTATGCTGCAAGAGCAAATATGAATCCTGTTTTGTACCAAGGTATGCAACCTGGTGGACAGCTAACAACTACTAACGAAGTCGAAAACTGGCCTGGTAATCCAATAGGAATCACGGGTCCCGAAATGATGGTGCAGTTGCAAGAGCAGGCACAACGTTTTGGTACTGATGTACGGGATGGTTGGGCTACCAAAGTAGATTTTAGTGGCGGTGTTCATAAAGTGTGGATAAATGACACTATCGAATTGCATTGCGAAACGGTAATCATTTCGACGGGAGCTTCGGCTAAATATTTAGGACTGGCTTCTGAGCAGCACTATTTGCAAATGGGTGGTGGTGTTTCTGCTTGTGCAGTTTGCGATGGTTTCTTTTATAGAAATCAAGAAGTTGTCATTGTAGGTGCTGGAGATTCTGCTTGCGAAGAAGCACATTATTTATCTAAGCTGTGCAAAAAAGTAACCATGCTGGTACGTAGCGAAAAATTTAGAGCTTCTAAGATCATGGAAGAGCGTGTTCGAAAAACAGAAAACATTACCATTTTATTAAACCACGATACAGTAGAGGTTTTAGGAGATGAGCAAGTGGTTACAGGAGTAAAAGTTTTAAATAAAACCACCGAAGAGACTTATGAGATTCCAGTAACAGGTTTCTTTGTGGCTATTGGACACAAACCCAACACAGATATTTTTAAAGACTACATTACTTTAGACGAGACGGGATATATTGTTGGTCAACCAGGAACTTCTAAAACAAATGTTGCAGGTGTTTTTGTTGCAGGTGATGCTGCAGATCACGTGTACCGTCAAGCAATTACTGCTGCGGGTACAGGTTGTATGGCAGCTCTAGATGCCGAAAGATATTTGGCAGCAAAAGAATAA
- a CDS encoding GIN domain-containing protein produces the protein MKKITTLLLLTLFTSIAVAQKKEKIKGSKKVTTEQKDISSFSVLEISDNIEVHLEKGENAALEIEADDNLHDLFVIESNEKALRVSTNKEASRYKKMVVKITYTNKLRSILAKNDTEINAIQEIIVDSLKVTSLDNAKVFMNAKVTDFVLETDDKSKVELNLKASKARLVLSKDSALKALIATTDLTCDLYQKAEAKIEGDATNATLRLDHNAQLVAEKLVVKNIALTTESYSTGSVHATKSIVIQASDKSEIALYGNAKIDLGKFTDEVKLFKKK, from the coding sequence ATGAAAAAAATTACTACACTACTCCTACTAACGCTATTTACCAGCATTGCTGTAGCCCAAAAAAAAGAGAAGATAAAAGGCTCTAAAAAAGTAACTACGGAGCAGAAAGATATTTCAAGTTTTAGTGTTCTCGAAATAAGTGATAATATTGAAGTGCATTTAGAAAAAGGAGAAAATGCTGCCTTAGAGATTGAAGCAGATGATAACCTGCACGATCTTTTTGTTATAGAATCTAATGAAAAAGCGCTACGTGTTTCCACCAATAAAGAAGCTAGTCGGTACAAAAAAATGGTTGTTAAAATCACCTATACCAATAAACTTCGCTCTATATTAGCCAAAAATGATACGGAGATAAATGCAATTCAAGAAATTATTGTAGATAGTCTTAAAGTAACGTCTTTAGATAATGCCAAAGTATTTATGAATGCCAAAGTAACGGATTTTGTTTTGGAAACGGATGATAAATCAAAGGTAGAGCTCAATCTAAAAGCCAGTAAGGCCCGACTTGTACTTAGCAAAGATAGCGCCCTAAAAGCATTAATAGCAACAACGGATTTAACCTGTGATTTGTATCAAAAAGCCGAAGCGAAAATAGAAGGAGATGCCACAAACGCTACCCTTAGATTGGATCATAATGCACAACTGGTTGCCGAAAAACTAGTAGTCAAAAACATTGCCTTAACTACAGAGAGCTATTCTACTGGATCGGTACATGCTACCAAAAGTATTGTAATTCAAGCTTCGGATAAATCCGAAATTGCGCTTTATGGTAATGCCAAAATTGATTTAGGTAAATTTACTGACGAAGTAAAATTGTTCAAGAAAAAATAA
- a CDS encoding PspC domain-containing protein — translation MNKTVNINLGGMFFHIDEDAYLKLTRYFDAIKRSLSHSAGQDEVIKDIEMRVSELLTEKQKEDKRVVGLKDVDAVIAVMGQPEDYIIEDETTSQHAFGNHAHRSSKKLYRDKDKGMLGGVAAGLGHYLGIETVWIRLILVLLVWGAGTGVVAYIILWVIVPEAVTTSEKLEMTGEPVTILNIEKKVREDFETVSERLKNVDYDKYGNQIKTSVSKIGDNLSTVLLAVFKGFAKFLGVLLVISGIAMLLLLLIGCFTLGSSGFLSLPWSGFIEAGNFTDYPVWSFGLLMFFAVGIPFFFLTILGFKLLSPTTKSIGNIPKYTLLALWIIALALAVSIGIKQAAAFAIDGRLVHKEELVMLPTDTLRIKFQHNAYYAKDVATQKSFKITLDSANRKVIYSNQVRFRIEETQEKTPYIQIEKEAKGSSLIEAKERAKEIQYRYQIQKNQLLLDNYLVTDLKNKFRDQEIEITLFLPVGVVFQLDASTYNYADFDGAFMDGNSDLDTAIYKVFRSGAKCVNCPEESNPEDFEEFSEDQEDLRANDQNHHAIRINKNGILITKDPLRASQNNVQELQINENGIRIKTK, via the coding sequence ATGAATAAGACTGTAAATATAAACTTAGGCGGAATGTTTTTTCATATCGATGAAGATGCGTACTTAAAATTAACGCGTTATTTTGACGCCATTAAGCGTTCTTTATCTCATTCTGCGGGACAAGACGAGGTTATTAAGGATATTGAAATGCGGGTGTCTGAATTGTTGACCGAAAAACAAAAAGAGGACAAACGAGTGGTGGGCTTAAAGGATGTGGATGCGGTGATTGCGGTGATGGGCCAACCGGAAGATTATATTATTGAAGACGAAACCACCTCGCAACACGCTTTTGGGAACCATGCCCACCGAAGCTCCAAAAAACTCTACAGAGATAAGGATAAGGGAATGCTTGGTGGAGTTGCTGCTGGCTTGGGGCACTATCTTGGAATTGAGACGGTTTGGATCAGGCTTATTCTTGTTTTGTTGGTTTGGGGTGCTGGCACTGGTGTGGTGGCGTACATTATTTTGTGGGTGATTGTGCCTGAGGCGGTAACTACGTCTGAAAAACTCGAAATGACTGGAGAACCGGTGACGATCTTGAATATTGAAAAAAAGGTGCGGGAGGATTTTGAGACGGTTTCAGAAAGGTTGAAAAATGTGGACTATGATAAATATGGCAACCAGATTAAAACCAGTGTTTCTAAAATAGGCGATAATTTGAGCACTGTTTTGTTGGCTGTTTTTAAGGGGTTTGCCAAGTTTTTGGGGGTGTTGTTGGTTATTTCCGGAATTGCTATGTTATTGTTGTTGCTTATTGGTTGCTTTACGTTGGGATCTTCTGGTTTTTTGAGCTTGCCGTGGTCTGGTTTTATTGAGGCTGGTAACTTTACGGATTATCCGGTGTGGTCTTTTGGTTTGCTTATGTTTTTTGCGGTTGGAATTCCGTTCTTTTTTCTGACAATTTTGGGTTTTAAATTGTTGTCGCCTACTACCAAATCTATTGGTAATATACCCAAATATACCTTATTGGCGCTTTGGATTATAGCGCTTGCTTTGGCGGTGTCTATTGGCATAAAACAAGCTGCTGCTTTTGCCATTGATGGTAGGTTGGTGCACAAAGAAGAACTAGTGATGCTGCCTACCGATACGTTGCGTATAAAGTTCCAACATAATGCCTATTATGCCAAAGATGTGGCTACTCAAAAGAGTTTTAAAATAACTCTGGACTCTGCTAACCGTAAGGTAATTTATTCTAACCAAGTACGGTTTAGGATAGAAGAAACGCAAGAAAAAACGCCCTATATTCAAATTGAAAAAGAAGCCAAAGGCAGCTCTTTAATTGAGGCCAAAGAAAGAGCCAAAGAAATTCAATACCGCTACCAAATACAAAAAAACCAATTGCTCTTGGATAATTATTTGGTTACGGATTTGAAAAATAAATTTAGAGATCAAGAAATTGAAATCACGTTGTTCTTGCCCGTTGGAGTCGTGTTTCAGTTAGATGCCAGTACGTATAATTATGCCGATTTTGATGGTGCTTTTATGGATGGAAACTCTGATTTGGACACTGCTATTTATAAAGTATTTAGATCTGGGGCAAAATGCGTGAACTGTCCTGAAGAGAGCAATCCAGAGGACTTTGAAGAATTTAGCGAAGACCAGGAAGACTTGAGGGCCAACGACCAAAACCACCATGCTATCCGTATTAATAAAAATGGTATTTTGATAACAAAGGATCCTCTTAGGGCTTCTCAAAATAACGTTCAAGAATTGCAAATCAACGAAAATGGTATTCGAATTAAAACAAAATAA
- a CDS encoding PadR family transcriptional regulator: protein MNIENTKAQMRKGVLEFCILSVLKEKDAYTSEILDTLKKAKLLVVEGTIYPLLTRLKNDGLLSYRWEESSSGPPRKYYGLTEIGQTFLNELNGTWMELSDAVNLITNQK, encoded by the coding sequence ATGAATATTGAAAACACAAAGGCTCAGATGCGTAAGGGTGTTCTCGAATTTTGTATCTTATCCGTTTTGAAGGAAAAGGATGCGTATACCTCCGAGATATTGGACACGTTAAAAAAAGCGAAGTTGCTGGTGGTGGAGGGTACTATTTATCCTTTGCTTACGCGATTGAAAAACGATGGTTTGCTTAGTTATCGGTGGGAAGAATCTAGTTCTGGACCGCCAAGAAAATATTATGGTCTTACGGAAATAGGACAAACTTTTTTAAATGAATTGAACGGTACTTGGATGGAATTGTCGGATGCTGTTAACTTAATCACCAACCAAAAATAG
- a CDS encoding DUF4870 domain-containing protein — MKTNSEKNTAASIHLSAFTQYFFPFGNFIFPIIIMWASKKKESEFVDYNGKNLLNFQLSVLLYSLVLLAVMVVVVLGFVFNNIPLEVVMRQDVFSVSNLDLSQNITWITIGLVAVLLLACLKILEFFLLLYAAVKTSDGVRFKYPITVAFIK, encoded by the coding sequence ATGAAAACAAATTCCGAAAAAAACACCGCTGCTAGTATCCATTTGAGTGCTTTTACTCAATATTTTTTTCCGTTTGGAAATTTTATTTTTCCAATTATTATAATGTGGGCTTCTAAAAAAAAGGAATCCGAATTTGTGGATTATAATGGTAAAAATCTGCTGAATTTTCAGTTGAGTGTGCTGTTGTATTCTTTGGTGCTGCTGGCCGTAATGGTTGTGGTGGTGTTGGGGTTTGTTTTTAATAACATACCCTTGGAGGTGGTTATGAGGCAGGATGTTTTTTCGGTTTCTAATTTGGACTTGAGCCAGAATATAACTTGGATCACTATTGGTTTGGTGGCGGTGTTGTTGTTGGCTTGCTTAAAGATACTGGAATTTTTCTTGCTGCTTTATGCTGCTGTAAAGACTTCTGATGGAGTTCGATTTAAGTATCCGATAACGGTTGCTTTTATTAAGTAG
- a CDS encoding DUF4442 domain-containing protein → MNLTTTKLNRFLFFKLPSAFLCGVRVKEIREDKCVVSVKHRWINQNPFNSMYFAVQAMAAELTTGALVIYQIQKSGQKISMLVANNKASFSKKATGRITFECQDGHLIAKAIQETIATGAGQTFWMKSIGVNEQGVVVSEMDFEWSVRIK, encoded by the coding sequence ATGAATCTCACTACCACCAAACTAAATAGGTTTTTATTTTTCAAATTGCCATCCGCCTTTTTGTGTGGGGTGAGAGTCAAAGAAATCCGAGAGGATAAATGTGTAGTATCTGTAAAACACCGTTGGATCAATCAAAACCCCTTCAATTCGATGTATTTTGCCGTCCAAGCCATGGCCGCAGAACTAACAACGGGAGCTTTAGTAATCTACCAAATTCAAAAAAGCGGTCAAAAAATATCCATGCTAGTGGCCAACAACAAAGCCAGTTTTAGCAAAAAAGCCACCGGCAGAATCACCTTTGAATGCCAAGATGGGCATCTAATTGCCAAAGCAATCCAAGAAACCATTGCCACCGGAGCAGGGCAGACCTTCTGGATGAAATCCATAGGCGTTAATGAGCAAGGAGTTGTAGTCTCAGAAATGGATTTTGAATGGAGTGTACGCATAAAATAA
- a CDS encoding DUF1003 domain-containing protein, whose amino-acid sequence MNKDAKILLNSETEQLAKLQKIVTQTIENEKLILDNLLHPPEDVLTKGQKISDKVASFGGSWAFIISFFILLFAWIAFNTITPLRDNFDPYPFILMNLILSCIAALQAPIIMMSQNRVEEKDRKRSENDYLINLKSELAIRALHEKIDLLLEEQIKVLFDSQAKQLEILKRLERKIMKEKP is encoded by the coding sequence ATGAATAAAGACGCTAAAATATTATTAAATTCTGAAACGGAACAATTAGCCAAACTTCAAAAAATTGTAACGCAAACCATTGAGAACGAAAAATTAATTTTGGACAACCTACTCCATCCACCCGAAGATGTGCTTACTAAGGGACAAAAAATTTCCGACAAAGTAGCTTCCTTTGGAGGAAGTTGGGCGTTTATAATTTCTTTCTTTATCCTTTTATTTGCTTGGATAGCCTTTAATACCATAACACCTTTAAGGGATAATTTTGATCCTTACCCTTTTATTTTAATGAACTTGATTTTGTCTTGTATTGCTGCACTACAGGCGCCTATAATTATGATGAGCCAAAATAGAGTGGAAGAAAAAGATCGCAAACGTAGTGAAAACGATTATTTGATTAATTTAAAATCCGAATTGGCCATTAGGGCCTTACATGAAAAAATAGATTTACTCTTGGAGGAACAAATTAAAGTATTGTTTGATAGTCAAGCCAAACAATTAGAAATTTTAAAGCGCTTGGAAAGAAAAATAATGAAAGAAAAACCTTAA